A portion of the Hydractinia symbiolongicarpus strain clone_291-10 chromosome 10, HSymV2.1, whole genome shotgun sequence genome contains these proteins:
- the LOC130613238 gene encoding uncharacterized protein LOC130613238 → MNPKVTIHEKLNYLKELSEDSSDKVNKSQFIYDGVCSALEYISKTDGLVSENRNEINTLLLLLNKELCSSVDVDKKLFLKSNFFEIFAKFFKYPELLNQDQFINCLFYLLKRESWKYLLIVKFNILVDVLSGVCKNFWQSKESNSKFLFIITCLCDLYLKQVQTQYNVKKVFVQFCKKLLSNLVCVKACCQNFDTEEANDVDTLIDKIFLFIFSAREHMLSLKGTLQQVNKTSQSPAKKQKVDLYYNNFFEALNSTEPQIISYVIQALPSLYTTLIKCSRTNKSLPHQQEFELLIHISEVIELKEQLNNENRNVTVHCFNEIQKVVLEYDIYQTVEDAANENICFNWMKDLIDRLLEKYKESNVIVKKNILEILTSMLETNHLVLECYLEELWKMCLDNTENDSTFTSLKETLLCNLLTCYDRLHQLDKFLNSFRMEKTNTLQISYPVGFINRYCTIISGLQNSQINLLLETYLNRLENLLEFGKDETICTAMHLTYLSCYLVLINAAVIPESGYMKDEIKKTLHVMRKLKLKTGKFVKKENLKDCSIAVG, encoded by the exons ATGAACCCCAAAGTTACCATACATGAAAAgctaaattatttaaaagaatTAAGTGAAGATTCTAGTGATAAAGTCAATAAATCTCAATTCATTTATGATGGTGTTTGTTCAGCATtggaatatatttcaaaaacaGATGG acttGTAAGTGAAAATCGAAATGAAATCAACACTTTGTTATTGTTGCTTAATAAAGAATTATGTTCAAGTGTTGATgtggataaaaaattgtttttaaaatcaaacttttttgaG ataTTTGCGAAGTTCTTCAAATACCCAGAATTACTGAATCAAGATCAATTTATCAACTGCttgttttatcttctaaaaagaGAATCTTGGAAATACTTGTTGATCGTGAAATTCAATATACTA GTTGATGTTTTATCTGGTGTTTGCAAGAACTTCTGGCAGTCCAAAGAAAGCAATTCAAAATTTCTGTTTATTATTACATGCCTTTgtgatttatatttaaaacaagttCAAACGCAGTACAATGTTAAAAAG GTATTTGTTCAATTCTGCAAAAAGCTGCTGAGCAATCTTGTATGTGTTAAAGCCTGTTGTCAAAACTTTGATACAGAAGAAGCAAATGATGTTGACACACTCattgataaaatatttctttttatattttctgccaG AGAGCATATGTTAAGTTTGAAAGGTACCCTACAACAAGTCAACAAAACAAGTCAATCACcagcaaaaaagcaaaaagttgatttatattataataatttttttgaagctTTAAATTCCACTGAGCCTCAG ATCATATCCTATGTAATACAAGCTCTTCCATCATTATACACTACCTTGATCAAATGCTCCAG aacaaacaAATCATTGCCACACCAACAAGAGTTTGAACTTCTTATACATATCAGTGAGGTAATAGAGTTAAAAGAACAGCTAAACAATGAAAACAGAAATGTTACTGTACATTGCTTTAATGAAATTCAAAAAGTGGTATTAGaatatgacatttatcag ACTGTTGAAGAtgctgcaaacgaaaacatatGCTTTAACTGGATGAAAGATTTAATTGATCGTCTACTGGAAAAGTATAAAGAAag TAATGTTATAGTGAAGAAAAACATTCTGGAAATACTAACATCAATGTTAGAAACGAACCATCTTGTGTTGGAATGTTATCTGGAAGAATTGTGGAAAATGTGTTTAGATAACACG GAAAATGACAGTACATTTACATCTTTGAAGGAAACATTGTTATGTAATTTATTAACATGTTACGATCGTCTTCACCAG CTCGATAAGTTCTTAAATAGCTTCAGAATGGAAAAAACTAACACTTTACAAATATCATATCCTGTTGGATTTATAAATAg GTACTGTACCATTATATCTGGCCTGCAAAATTCACAAATAAATTTGCTGTTGGAAACATATTtgaatcgtttggaaaatttattggaatttggaaaag ATGAAACTATATGCACAGCTATGCATCTAACCTATTTGTCATGTTATTTGGTGTTAATAAATGCAGCTGTTATTCCTGAAAGTGGATATATGAAAGATGAAATCAAAAAAACTCTACATGTTATGCgaaaattaaagttaaaaacaGGCAAATTTGTGAAAAAGGAAAACTTGAAAGATTGCTCTATAGCAGTAGGTTGA
- the LOC130613239 gene encoding tachykinin-like peptides receptor 99D → MMEQSYRKNLEQKYFMPLFILIMTANLIECYIIMFKHRFKNKFEYQLVSLSIADFITGLFGFIFSVIDATKAELNEKILFGLQYILVFSIAMSIFLISGISIDRLIAVAKPFNHQSSRNTIYIITSLWVFGLLYITSLMIINEYFLEQATVATNTIVLSSATVVSIVCYTLIYFSLWYHKRKLLKQTEPCTKNIIFGRNSNKMALRMSVIIILSTLLTYWPGVIISFGKILYKCSTPTVEIFSNFTFFLACSASLINPLVYFFYKKFI, encoded by the coding sequence ATGATGGAGCAAAGTTATAGAAAAAATTTGGAGCAAAAATATTTCATGCCACTCTTTATCTTAATAATGACAGCAAATTTGATTGAGTGCTACATTATAATGTTCAAACATcgctttaaaaacaagtttgagTACCAGTTAGTCAGCTTATCAATTGCAGATTTTATAACTGGTTTGtttggttttattttttctgtcattGATGCAACAAAAGCAGAATTAAATGAGAAAATATTGTTTGGATTGCAGTATATACTTGTGTTTTCAATTGCGATGTCAATATTTTTAATCTCAGGGATCTCCATAGATCGTTTGATAGCAGTAGCCAAGCCCTTCAACCACCAGTCTAGCAGAAATACCATTTATATAATCACATCATTGTGGGTTTTTGGTTTACTCTATATTACAAGCCTTATGATAATAAATGAATACTTTCTTGAACAAGCAACAGTTGCTACCAATACGATTGTCCTATCAAGTGCAACAGTTGTATCAATAGTATGCTATACATTAATTTATTTCTCACTTTGGTACCATAAACGCAAATTATTGAAGCAGACAGAGCCATGCACGAAAAACATCATATTTGGAAGAAATTCCAACAAAATGGCATTACGTATGAGTGTCATCATAATCTTATCAACATTACTAACCTACTGGCCTGGAGTGATAATTTCATTCGgcaaaatattatataaatgTAGTACACCAACTGTGGAAATCTTCTCCaattttacattctttttgGCATGCAGTGCTTCACTGATTAATcctcttgtttattttttttataaaaagtttatttaa